CAGTTCctggaaaagcaggaaaaaaaagaaaaatgaaaaaggtgcCAAATACAGACATCACCTGTTTCTTTAAATGGTTTGGGTAAAACCCTTTAAACCTGCGATTTCAATAATCGTAATACGCATCGAAATGCTTAAGCTCTAAAAATCCTGACAAGAGTCGATTTACTCAAAGTCACAGTCAATCAAACTAATGGATTTGTATGTTCACTTCAGATAAAGGACTTTAAAGCCTTTAAAATAGTGGTACTGCTGCCATGTTGGCCAACTCTGTTGTCTAGAGCCTGATGATCACATGACTTAAAAATAAGCATAAATGTTCGGAAAAACTACATTAAGATCAACACATAGATTGTAAAAAATTTGTAGGTGAGACAGCAATTGTAAAATCAAAAGCTGCTCAATAACAAGGGCATGGTGGCAGTTTAAAACCATGTTCAGGAGCACGCAAAGGGGACATgcagaaaattgttttaaactaaatatgaaGACTTGAAATGAAAGCTACACTCAAACTCAACTACATCATGCTTGGGTCACCAtacttttgtattgtttgtaagGACATTTGCAGCCTGATCCCTAGTCTTAAGACACTGTAGCATTAAAAAGACGTCCTGTAGCAGCACACACTGAGGCATCTTACAGTACATCAGGTCATTTACTGCTTTCATTGTGTTTCACATTGCattctacagtgtttttatttcttccacaTTTTACTGGTACAACAAGTGGACGTTACAAGCAAACCAGTGGAGTCCATAAGTGAAATGAGTTGAACATTAGTGGACCTCCATGTTTCTGAAACATTTATGGAAGTATAGAATTAAAAGATGGTGTTATAGGATTTGCGCATGACTGTAAATCCATCGTTTAATCCATTGTTTGAAGCTGTAGTGAAGCAGCAACAGACACTGGTGACAGGACAAACCTTATAATACCTTCATCAGTGAAGCCAGTCAAACTTTAAGTGGCCTTTGCACAGTATCTGCTAACTAATAATGCTACCAACCAATGTTTTTAAGTGTGATTCCCACTGATTTACGTGGTATTAACATGTCAAGAAACCCACTAATTGGCCTCAGTGCTTAGTAACCTTTAtcttcaaaaagaaaatcaagctCCGCAAATAAAAGCTAGTAAACATGGGTGAACAGCTTTGTGGGGAAGGAAATGAAGAACATATGCAATTAATCTTGGTGAGTAATTGATGAATATAAACAAAACCATTGTTTATAGAAAACCTACACAGGCTTGTTGGGTGGTGAATGACAAAGGCAGTTCCctagaaattaatttatttgaatcATCCTTTAGGAGTGTCACTAATGAAACTGCCTCACTGTTGAATCAGCAAATGGTCACAATTTGAAAGGCATTTTCCACTGACAACAGAGTGAACTATAATACTGTCCTATACTGACAACACAATGAGGGCAAAGGCAATACTCTGCCTGCTAAATCTCCGTTATCATGGAGAGAGTCCAAGCTACAAAAAGCACAGCTCCCATGCTTTATGCCGCAAAGTGTTAAAGGTCATAAATgctaaacattttccaaaggtGACTATGGTTTTTAGATTGCCcagtaattattatttaacttgctacagataaagaaagaaaaattcaaactattcaataataaaataccaaaaggCTGTCTCTCTGAATGACTTGTAAACTACCAGCACAGACATGACAGGAAACACTGTTTATTACATGTTTACTGGCTTGCTCTAACAAGGAAAACGGATGTGAATTCTGTTGCTGCTACAAACAAAAACCCACCTTAAATCTGCTGGCGTATTGAGGTAGCTTTGCCTGCTCGGCCTGATCGTCTTCGTCCAAGGTGTCTTCTTTCTTGTCCTCCTCATCTCCTGATTCCTCTCCAGAGGAGTCAGATTCTGAGGTGGGAGCCAGTTTTTGCAGTAAATCATTTACATCGTCCAGctaagaataaagaaaaacacattaaatttgcagaaaggttttatttttatgttttctctttcataCAAAGTGCAGTTCAATGATTCTATAACAGCTGTATATTAATTACTTTAAAGTTTAATGATTGAATGTTTGAGGAGGTATAGTCCTTATCTGAATGACTACagaacagacacacaatgaTGGAAGAGACTGAACACCTAACTTGACAACTCATCTCTTAATCGTAGGAAGAGATTGGATTAACTATGACTGGAAGCAGCAGTCACCAGCCCCTTAATTTGAGATGTAATATTTCCTATCTGTCCTACTGTGGTGActgctctgtctgtgttgcTGTGACTCTGTCTGACATAGGTCATTTTAGTTCCTGTTGCAGTGAGTCTCACGGAGATGCTTCGGGCATTTCAAAAATCACATTAGAGGTGGAGAAGGCCAAACTATAGAACTGGACAACGCAGGCCAGATAAGGTGCGGgcatatgtaaaaataacaacaatatgaCAGAGCGTGTCTTCCATCTGAGCTGATGAAGATTGTCTGGCAACAATATTAACACTTCAATATTTGTTTGACGTCAAACCCACAGTCAGTGGAGAAGATCAATAACAATAAGGTGTCTGCTAGAGTGTTTGTGCAGTGTGtttgctactgctgctgctgctgtgtttctatAGCCTGGACTTATATGAACACTGCAAAGCACTGTTCTTTGCTGTAGGGTTTCTTTCTGCCTGGTTGTTATGGCATGTATGCTTTGACGAGTATTATGGATCTGTCACATCTGGATTATGCCTGTAATTTATTCTAATTGCATGTCCTTACTGTGCCTTTGGACAGCTTGACATCACCAGAGGCAGCAGCCACTCTCTCCATGATGGCCAATGCATTGCCCAGATATCCGCGAGCCCAGAAGAGAGGCATCCCTTTGAACACGGCATGTATGCCCTTTGAAATCTCCACTTTTCCTTCACGGTGAAAATAGATGATAATAAATGAGATCAACAGCATAATTAAAGAGTGCTAGATGAATCACTCACAGTACAAATACAACGCTGTGGCAGAAGAAACTCCAATACACACCTAGGAGAGCATTGCCGAGTAGCAGAGCGCTAAGGCCAACGGTGTCGTCTTGCTTCAGTCCACAGATGAGCAGTGATGCACCCAAAGCTCGCTCCTCTGACACCTGAACAGAATGATTAACAGGTGTGAGTGTTTTGAAAGCATTCTTCTTAGTCCGCAGGCTGCAGCAGTGAATGAAAGCCCCCATAAATCATTCACAGTATCAGGAAACTGATGATTCAGAGTAGCAGCCAGGGTGATGTATTGTATTTCCAAACCCAAGAATATTTTGggatcatttgttttaatgacatCTCCCATTATGCCATTGCTGCTGGTTCACTCACAGTGAGTTGTGGTCTGGTTGCTAGGTAACTGCCCAGAGCATAGAGAGACAGGATCTGTGTAGAGGGAAGGTCGAAGGCCTCTTGGAGCATCACCTCTTCAACCACAGAACACGCACCTAAACATTACAACAAGACATAATATAGTTTAAGTTACTTCCTATAttgcctttatttgtttttggaaacataAAAACTATGTGGAAAAAATATCACATCATCATACTATGCTTGTTTCATATGGTCATTTGAGGAACATTAGAGCCTCCTTAATACTCAGTCAGTCAGTGCAGTCCGACGGTTTGATGCCgttattttttcctcctttccaGAGGAGCGGAAGTTTCAATGGATGTTTAGGACACATGCTTCCTTCACTAAgacctttttttaaaccattttcacTCAAACTTaatgtctgcaaaaaaacaagGGACAGCTTATTATGTACAGCAAACTGCAGTATTCCTCTAATGAAAGTGCTCAGTTTTTGTTGAAACAGTTTTGTAAACTGAGTTTGTGTTGGTATTTGAATTGTAATGCATCATAATGTCCGGTGTTTCAGTTATTTTGTCTAGCCCATTTAAATCAATTACTCTAGtctaaataacagaaacacctACACCTATTGGtgtatgttgaaaaaaatgacattgttttacACTGTTATTGTAGAAAAATAATCAGGCTTCCCCTTCACCTCTGTCTTTtataaacaaagaaagaaatgtttataattttattttagtgatTTTACACGTGTTCTGTTCCCACTCctggaaatatttaaaatcaacatgAATACAGCTGGAAACTGCAGGTTGTGGAACTGTGAGGCCTATTTTactggaaacattaaaaaagccTTACTTTTAAAGTCTCCATCTTTAATATATGAATCTATGAGCAGGTTGAAGGTGAAGTCATCTGGGAATATTCCATACTGGACCTATGTggcacacacgtacacacacacagttaatatTTCCATCACATACatgacttatttatttaattgcttGTGTAAACTGACAGTTTATCTTACGTGATTAGGTAAAGAAGATGAAGACCACAATATTATTAACTGCAGATTACTAATGCATTAAGACCTCAAATTTCTTAGTAAGATGAAACTAACCAAAACAGtgacagaggcagaaaaaaactacatttacatgcacacaagTAACCACGTTACTcagagaaaccagctttctcaacaaagcaaagaaaaagttCACATGCACTTAAAAACCTGGTCACTGATAATCCACATTTTCTTGCAGCAAACAATTTGCCTTGACCACTAGAGATAACCAGCTGATACACAGTAAAAAACTacgaaaataaaaaaaaattttttgatGGAAAgcaacttatttagacttctgtGGGTCACTCTGTAATGGTTTCATTTCAGTGGGACTTTGGCAGGACATTGCTTTATTAATGAGACAGCATTGCTCTATTACTGTTTTCTCCTTTCAGTCAGACTTTCACTCTGCTGCTTTTACTATCTGGAACCTGTGATCTCGCAAATGTACTGTTGTAAGAAAGCTGTTGTAGAAAGTTGACCACAAACCTGGTTGTGCATGTACATGGCAGAGAGATTGGCActgctcttaaaaaaaattacctggGGGGGAAACAGGTCTTTAGTCCTTTGGTTGTGTCCTTGGCTAGAGACACCTCTGTTTTTGGAATAACTCTGTGTTTCAGCTAAACTACACATGTTGGGCTGAAAATGTCACAGGTTTGTTATTTCTGCTTCTCAGATTGGTTTGAAAATGCATATGGGTGGTGCAGAATGGATCTGTAATCGGTCACACTGATGGAAAATTGCAGCTGTGAGCCCTTATTAGCTTTTTCTCAGTTGGAAGAGTGGCCGCCTGtcaaccatagggtcggagtTTCGTGCCCCACTCTTCCTGACTACATGTCCCAAgcgtccctgggcaagacattgaacacccaacagcccatccacatccccagccatgcagtgccggtcccaaccccggtagaaattgggcagGGGTGGCATCAAGAAGGGTATCTGGcgtaaagaaaataataaaataaaattgccaaatcaaaatgtggaCAAATTATCTgttgtggcaaccctgaactcatgggataagcttaaaggggaaaaaataataataataaaacaactctgcacacagtgtatcacattttgctgtgtatggggctgtgtagctgcagactgctcagggTGGCCGTGATGACCATTGTTCTCTATTACAGCATTACAACCACCAGTGTTTATGTTGTGGCAGCTCAGTGTATACCGTCTCATGCACCttgtttttaagtgtgtgcATGGCCTTCTCCCTGGCCCCGTATTTAAGACACTGTCTGATCCAACTGTGAATGGTCCAGTCTCGGAGGTACCAACAATTTGGACTATGACGAAACCTggaggaaataaaacacagaaatattttttatatatctaACTTTTGCTCtattaatgtttaaacacaaacagggTAGCAGGGCAGAGGCATGAAACAGGCGCTCCCAGAAATCTGATATGCCACCTTATAAATTTTACCTGCCCTATGCCCCCTATAATTTTACTTGCACGGTGTGGACAGCAACAGTCCACAAATCAAATAGCGTTTTATCAAAGCTTAACTGTCATTAACCTCTATCAGACAAACAGCATTTCTCCCTCTTGCTTCTTGTTTTATAACTACATTGTCAATTGCTTCCATCAAGTCACAATTTAGTTATAAAACAAGAATATAAACAAACTTCCCTTCCAGAAGGACAGGCCAGCACCCCCCCTTCCTATCTAAAACAGCCAGAGAACCTTGCAATTGTTTTGGGTCAGAGTTCAGTCTGGTTGAATTGATTGCTGTGTTTCATATACAGAGTGAATATTTGTTTGATCGCAAATTCAGAAAATAATCTTGAATTATGATTATGGCACAAAGGGAACTGCATTCATTTCAATCTGATTAAACTTTTAAtcaatataaattataaaaatagaaaaacataacTACAATCATAATTAGCAGTTAAAACAAGGCAGATGCTGCTTTGtcgctgtttgtttttttatggtttaaaaTGGTAGTTACTGTTAGGATTTTATCCCAgaatacatacatttatgtatttggCTTCTCTTACAGTGAACAAGCATTTTATTTAGTAATAATATACAGATTATCTCCTCCtaaaagcagggttttacatttgACTGGAACACTCACAACAGAAGTCTGTTGTCAACTGCCAGACAGTTTACAAATGATAGTTCAAGCACAACAGAAACTACTGAATGTATCTGAATTGTTTTGCAGTTCCCAAAGTGAAACAGTAGTTACAGCATTTCACTGATTATTAAAATCAATGTGCCCCAAACAAGGGTGTGATTGGGAAATATACTAAATCTTGTAATCCCAAGAATGGGTGCAGATTCCAGAGAAAGGGGTAAACAGGAAAGGTCTGGAGTTACCCCGAACAAAGAAAAGCATGTGACTGAACATAAACCAAAACAGACAAACCAAAAAGACAATTCATTCTGAGGAAAGCGCACAAGCTGGTACCACACAAAACCCAGCAATGAGAAGATACAGAAGTAAAAATATTCCCCTTACTTGTAAAGGTAGTACTCTGCTTGATCAACTTCCTCCTTAGAGGATATATTGTcaacaaactgaaacacaaacagaaaatattgaTAGTTGTGGAAACTTTGTAACCAAAATTATTCATAACATTATCACTGACAACTTTATCACAAGGTATTCAAACATAGCACCATCTTACCCGAGACACAGTAAGAGAGCTAACTGGGAGGTTCCTGTCATAAGTCCTGTCCATTACGGAGGCAAGTAAAGCTGCAAgtaagcaaacaaacaaaaatgttagaACTTCaagttatcttttttttttttaaatactgtagtaTAACAacttaaatgttgcatttattatGTCATCAAATGCTTCATCATCAGTTGTTGGTTGAAAGATTAAAAGTTTCCAATAATAAAGTCTTTGAGATTTTAATGTGAGCCACAATCGGCTGTGTGCCCTGATAGTAcacacaaactactgaacaGCTACTGAGCAGTGCACCATCAGGCTGTGAAGTTACACTGCCACTCTGTGGTGATAATGTGCACacagcaacttttttttcttgttgttgttaacATGAACTAAGCTTCAATCAATATTTCTGGGTGTGGATATCTGTTAGCTAAAATTTCACCAAGAGTGTAAGTGGTGATAATAATTCTAATGTGTGTCATTTGAATATATTTGCTTCTGGGCATTTTATGATATTAGAATTTCAGGAATAATACTCAAATTTTATCatactataataaaaaaatgttttgctataCAACATAACAGGTTtgacttttatatttaatgttgtaaaatgacaaaattaaacaattttaaacaatttaaatatgcACCATATCAGACCtttatctaaaaacaaaaagtttaataTGGATCCACAGCTACTGTGGATAGCAGTAGTAACTGTGTTAATGTAACACAGGCCTTATAACAGTGacctttaattttaaattaaattgtaaattaaaactcTTGCAATAGTCAAGAAACAAgactaaaatgtgtaaatgaaaagTAAGAATCCAAACACCCATAAAAAGGGTCTATTGTATAAATTCATTGCCtttacagtcatgtgcaaaagttagtaccccCTCTTCAAATTCtatgttgtttgtgtaaatatataattaCAAAATGATCTCATTGTAGCAGATGCtattatttggaaaaaacaacCTCAgataaacaacaacatatacattttttcattcttccattatttatttaacaaaaattaatCAGAGGGAAACCAGAGGGAAAGACATAAGCAAGGGTCTTACAGAATTAATTGTTGCTATACAGGGTTATAAAACTATTTCCAAACATCTTCCAAACAACTGGCATTTAACATTCTGTGGTGATGAACAGTGATGACTGATCATGGGACAATTTGGAATTGTCGGTACGACAAAGCCTCTTCTGTCTTAAAAGAACATGAAAGAATAACTGAGATTCATAAAATGTATCTAAACAAACCACAAGGCTTCTAAAACAAGGTCTAATAGACAGATGAGATTAAAATTTAGTTGTTTGGTCTTAATGATCAATGCCATTTTtgccaaaaaccaaaaaactcaTACAAACTGTAAAGCACGGCAGTGGAAGGGTGATGAtttgggcttgttttgcagccacaggaAATTGGTACCTTGCAGTCATTGAGTCAACCAGGACCCCCTCTCTACACCAAAGTATTTTAGAGGTGAATGTGAGGCAATTTGTTCAACAGCTAAAGCTTGGTGGAAATTGGGTCAtgcaacaagacaatgatccaaagcagaCCAGTAAATCTgaatggctgaaaaataaaaagaatcaagGCTTGGGAATGACCTAGTCAACCCAACTCAAGTGCTGTGGTGGGAACTTAAGAGAGCTGTGCATAAGTAAATGAACTGAAGCAATGTTGTAAAGACGAATCGGCCAGAATTCCTTCATAACAATGTGAAAGACTGATAAAGTTATACAGGAAACGATTATTTTAAGTTAAGCTGGACattgaaaaaacacttttttcacattttttgctAGGAGATACCATCTAAGAATAGGGTGAAGTAatttggtatcttccagcttccgTTTAACTAAACGTGACCCAAGTAATCAGCAGGGGGTAGTGCAGGGATAACTGGGAAAGCAAGCGGGACTGCAACTCTGAAAGATCAGTGGTCGCTACCTCTGAATAGTCTAGCGGATACTGTCTAAACTGATCTCCATTCACGTTGCGTACATTTTGCACTGTTCAGCAAACTCCGGTATGTGAATAATATCGTGATTGTGTTATTAACTCTTACCCAGGTTCTGAGGATCTTTCTCCGTCGCCTCCCACACTTTGGTGTCTGTGTAAGCTGCTGAGAGCAACCATCTTCTagctgcaaagacaaacaggTCACCGAGATGCAAGTAAAGTTACTACATATGCTCAAATCGGCTGTTTACAATCTGGAAAACCTCAATTAAAGTCTTATCGACAGCGCATTATGTGACGAAACCCTCGTTTAGCAGGTAACAGGCTCAGTTACCTTTTAATTAGCTAAGAACATGGACGGATGTTtagcaaccacaacaaccaaaTTAACGACATTGCTGGACAAGAAAATGgaacttaataaaaaaatgcagaataCCCAAACTATATTGTTATTGTAGGCAAATGTAAGATTTAACTACCTGATATAAGTGGAGATAAACATTTAACTTTGACAACTGAAGTAACACATCGTTTCAGTACGGCGGCCGCCATCTTTGGACGATACCATTTCTTCGGACGACGGGGGTAGTAACACAAAAGGatcataccaaaaaaaaaaaattatataattaaaggtgacaaactcttttttttttttgtttaaattacaaaataaaataaataaatagtcatACTATATGTGAAACATGAATCACACCCTTAAACACACCTTGGACAAAGTTtcagattaattaaaataagtACACTTGGGTAAATAGAAGTAATTCTGTGGCTGTTGTGTATTGCATagacaaaatgctttaaatagaaaataaaaacatgagatACACAATTGAGCAGGACCAATAGTGTGACAACAGAGGGCGCTGTTTACATAATCACAAAGAGCGAATAAAGACACTGAAGTAAGAATATCTGGAGGTTCAGTTTACCCTCTCtcactgtaaataaaaccatgaaatgtcccagtgtttgtttgtcagcATCATGGATGGCTGCTTTTCAGTGCCTGCCAGGAGATTAAAATTGTCTGGTGATGTTTAATCTGCCAcagtcacccccccccccccccccccccccccaaaaaaaaagaaccaggATGGATGGCAGCATTTTAAACATGGAACTGAGCTGTTTTGGTTTCacatatgtatttgtttgtgtatggACTGCAGGACTGCTGAACTGTTGTCCTCTCCTATCTCTCTTGTCAGTGAGGCAGTGCTTTTGTTCTCTGTTCAGCAGGACAGCCCTCAGCTATAATTACAGTAAGTCTCTTGGCACTGCGTCAAAGGAGGTGACAGGTTGAGACTGGGGTGGGACAGTTTTGTTGAACAAAACGTGGAAGAATTTTAGCACCATCTCATTTACTTACTGACCAGCAAAACAGGAAGCTCTTACCTGAGCTGCAAAAAGAACTGACAGGAAGTAAACATTTATAATCACATGAACTGGGGTTACAGCCACCTTTTCAGGAGTGAAGAAGTAAAATATTCTTGaatcttctgtgtgtgtttgctgataaATTGTAATATGTTAATCCTGCAAGAGGCAATACATGTGCAATCGCTATTTACAAAAATCCCTTTTCAAACTTGCCCCCACTACATTTTCCTCATGTATAACTGTGTTTAGTGATGTGAAGTTTTTGTTCTCAGTATCTCAGTTACTGGCATGCCCATTGtgcttcctttttctttgcagtaaCAGTGTTGTGTGGTGTCTGAATAGATaagtgagacagaaagacacatgATGCCAAAAGTAAAGGGCAAGAAATTTGTATAAACATCATCACTGGTCTTTGTATTAGTGTATTTTTCAGCAGTATGAACAGGTCCATATTGACAGTATATTAATAATTGTTATAATTTAGTTAAAAATAATGGGTCACTATATTAACGAATGTAAAGCAACATACAAACAACAGTGTTATTCAGGCTATTAAACTGTTTATTGACTTGCATTTATCAATTAATCCAGCCATTATTTTCACAATTAACTGCCTAATATGTATAATCTTAATAAAGGAATAAATTGAGAAACTTATAAGATTAACTGTGAATtaactgtgaaataaaacagctgaaGACTAATAATGAAAAGAAAGTAGGACATTTAAGAAACactgttttcaacatttttgctTGACAATGACAAATAGGTTAAGACATACAATGCAATaccaaactgaatatttttttaaatagttctgTAGGGCTTCAGTGAATATGTAATTTTAACTAAATTAGAAAGTTCTGCAAATCAAAAGTCAGTGTTCAGTAGATGTAAATCTGGGATTTAATTTgataataatgaaatgaaaactttaTTAGACAATCTTCATATCTAATTCTAGGATTGTAAAATTTAAGGGCCTAATGAGGTGCAaggatttaaatgtttaaattgaaatgtttctatACTTTTGCACCTTCTGTATGTCAACAGTCATGTGCAGTAACTCTTCTGCTTACATAATATAAGGGAATGAAACAGGATGGTCACCACCCTGTTATATACAGCCTGACATCCCCTTGTTTAAGTTCAAATAAAGCAGTGGTAAAACTCCCCAGtccacagtcagtgatgaaGATTAGGTTAGTGTGGCGGTACAACAAATGAGTTATTCTGTCACATTGGTCTATGGTTTTCAATATATCAGTTTAATGAGAGCAGATTTAAAAACCTGtcaaacaaattttatttagtATACCAGATTTTATACAGATTAATATAAACGTACAATTTAAAAGGGTTCCAAGATGACTTACAAGCTGATAACCTAAAAAGGAGACAATATACGccttaagaaaaaaattaaatagttgTACAATAGCTGAGAAGGAAAAGAgctcataaaaaaaatctatatcaaataaataacaaataaaaaaaaaagattttataccACCTGTGGGAGGATACTACTTTAGAGCAACCCTCCTGCCACACTTGCTGTATTCAGCCTTTCAGAAAGAAAGATTTCTATAATTTCCTCTGTTTTACATCACAGTAAACTGTATAGGGTCAGAGAAAACAATGGATAAtgagattgatttttttttaaccattgcCTTATAAGCTATAATGATGGCTTTCTGAATGAGACATTATCTTGTCatcatttaatagtttttgatttgtgtgttaGTTGTATTGCATCGTTTTCTACCACAAGGTTCATTTTCCCATCTGACAAGTATTTACCTGTTCTCCTGTGTGTCTGGGTGTGAGAGATCTTTGGATTCCCATGCTTTCCTAAGTTTCACTTTATCAAAAACGCACGAGTGATGGAATAACCTTATGAAACCTCACCTTTCACCAAGTCTCTGAGCTTTCATTTAGGTTATTCTTCAGACTCAGTGATTGCACAGTAAGATGGTGGAGAGAGGAGCTGATATCGGGCAGGAGACGTCGAAACAAAAAGTGTGTATCCACTGGCTGTGGTTCCTCTCTGAGCCAGTGGTCGGGAATGAAACATGTAGgtgaggaaaggaaaggagaggaggatgTGAGAACTTCCTTAAACTGTTTGCAGTTTCGCCCTTTAGGACACGGTGGTCGTCACTAGTAGAAATAGAGAAGCTGCTGTTCTGCATTTCATGTGACAAGAAATGACTATAAATTTACCTGAACTGGCATGATATAGTGAGGTATATATCCCAGTGTGCACTGAAACATGGCAAATGACACTTTTGCTAAATTGTATTGGAATATTTAtgacaaatgtgtgaaatatCCTACATGATACTTCTTATGAAGATGTACCCTCTTCTAGTTTGCAATAGAACGGGGAAAAAGgtgtttgaaaaaatattttttgtttcattccagtgtttttttcttttcactgaagcttctgcaataagcagaaacaATGCTTTATT
This window of the Channa argus isolate prfri chromosome 11, Channa argus male v1.0, whole genome shotgun sequence genome carries:
- the mrps27 gene encoding 28S ribosomal protein S27, mitochondrial, with the protein product MAAAVLKRCVTSVVKVKCLSPLISARRWLLSAAYTDTKVWEATEKDPQNLALLASVMDRTYDRNLPVSSLTVSRFVDNISSKEEVDQAEYYLYKFRHSPNCWYLRDWTIHSWIRQCLKYGAREKAMHTLKNKVQYGIFPDDFTFNLLIDSYIKDGDFKSACSVVEEVMLQEAFDLPSTQILSLYALGSYLATRPQLTVSEERALGASLLICGLKQDDTVGLSALLLGNALLGKVEISKGIHAVFKGMPLFWARGYLGNALAIMERVAAASGDVKLSKGTLDDVNDLLQKLAPTSESDSSGEESGDEEDKKEDTLDEDDQAEQAKLPQYASRFKELSIQLESQGKLDSASFQALVTALAQQNLAAAEKPDLEQYESRLLAWEAEKRQLIQREKEMRAKAEQEKEERLAAKAAAQQA